A region of Mustela lutreola isolate mMusLut2 chromosome 17, mMusLut2.pri, whole genome shotgun sequence DNA encodes the following proteins:
- the CIITA gene encoding MHC class II transactivator isoform X6: protein MNHFQSILTRVQMLLSGRRPSQVQALLDHMLEKELLSREYHCALLREPDGEALARKISLTLLERGDPDLALLRWAWSGWQLPVAERDPGSDHGGPDGAETGRERDLRKSPSEPQAALGSGQCAAMDLGPLEGGYLELLNSSADPLQLYHLYDQTDLAREELELCSEPDMDTINCEQFSKLLCDIEGDEETREAYANIAELDQYVFQDSQLDGLGEDIFIEHIGLDEIISENVEVLEETGQKSQKRPFPEELPMDLKHRKLAEPVTVPMVTGTFLVGPVSDSSALPCLSPPAVFNKEPESSPRWMEETVLMPVPPSSSLLGCLSLPAGPIQIVPSLPSLPQGLWQISGPGTGVSSMVIYQGEMPQASQVLSSSGPAVQSLPKSPDRPGSTSPFAPSATDLPGMPEPALTSRANTTEDQKSPTQGLATHEVSSKPPKWPESVEQFCRSLRDKYQAEPADPEGILVEVELVRARLERSSDKSQERELATPDWAERQLARGGLAEVLLAAGDRRRPRETQVIAVLGKAGQGKSRWAREVSRAWACGQLPQYDFVFYFPCHCLDRAGDSYRLQDLLFCLGPQPQPADEVFSHVSRRPDRVLLILDAFEGLEGQDGLLHSAGGPVSTEPHSFRGLLAGLFQRKLLRGCTVLLTARPRGRLAQSLSKADVLFEVTGFSAQQAETYMTRYLERVGGTERRERALALLRRRPFLLSLSHSPTVCRAVCQLSEALLELGGEAELPSTLTGLYVGLLSPAARDSPPGALEGLARLAWELGRRHRGTLRDSQFPSAEVRAWAVARGLVQPVPGAPDSELAFSSFLLQCFLGAVWLALSTEIKDKELPQYLALTPRKKRPYDNWLEGVPRFLAGLLFQPHADGLGALAGPAGAAVGARKQKALSTYLKRLQPGMLRAGRLLELLHCAHEAADAGLWQHVVQGLPARLSFLGTRLTPPNAYVLHSALEAAGRDFSLDLRSTGIDPAGLGSLVGLRCVTHFSPALVPGSEAFSPQGFAE, encoded by the exons GGCCTGATGGAGCTGAgacggggagggagagagacctcAGAAAATCACCTTCCGAACCCCAGGCTGCCTTAG GCAGTGGGCAGTGTGCTGCCATGGACCTGGGGCCTCTAGAAGGCGGGTACCTGGAGCTTCTCAACAGCAGCGCTGATCCCTTGCAGCTCTACCACCTCTATGACCAGACGGACCTGGCTAGAGAAGAGCTTGAGCTCTGCTCAG AACCCGACATGGACACCATCAACTGCGAGCAGTTCAGCAAACTGTTGTGTGACATCGAAGGTGATGAAGAGACCAGGGAGGCTTATGCCAATATCG CGGAACTGGACCAGTACGTGTTTCAGGACTCCCAGCTGGATGGTCTGGGCGAAGACATTTTTA tcGAGCACATAGGATTGGATGAAATAATCAGCGAGAATGTGGAGGTGCTGGAGGAAACAGGGCAGAAAAGTCAGAAAAGAC CCTTCCCAGAGGAGCTGCCCATGGACTTGAAGCACAGGAAGCTAG CCGAGCCCGTCACTGTGCCCATGGTGACTGGCACGTTCCTGGTGGGGCCAGTGAGCGACTCCTCAGCACTGCCCTGCCTGTCACCTCCTGCTGTGTTCAACAAGGAGCCAGAATCCAGCCCGCGTTGGATGGAGGAGACCGTCCTGATGCCTG TGCCCCCTTCTAGTTCCTTGCTGGGGTGCCTCAGCCTTCCTGCTGGACCCATTCAGATTgtccccagcctcccctctctgccccaggGGCTCTGGcagatctcagggcctgggacaGGGGTGTCCAGTATGGTCATCTATCAAG GCGAGATGCCCCAGGCCAGCCAAGTGCTTTCTTCCAGTGGCCCAGCTGTGCAGAGCCTCCCCAAGTCTCCAGATCGGCCTGGCTCCACCAGCCCCTTTGCTCCGTCTGCAACTGACCTTCCTGGCATGCCAGAACCAGCCTTGACCTCCCGTGCAAATACAACAG aGGACCAGAAGTCCCCTACCCAGGGCCTGGCGACTCATGAGGTCTCCAGCAAGCCTCCGAAATGGCCTG AGAGCGTGGAGCAGTTCTGCCGTTCCCTCCGGGACAAGTACCAGGCTGAGCCCGCAGACCCGGAAGGCATCCTGGTGGAGGTGGAGCTGGTGAGGGCGCGGCTGGAGAGGAGCAGCGACAAGAGCCAGGAGCGGGAGCTGGCCACCCCGGACTGGGCGGAGCGGCAGCTGGCCCGCGGCGGTCTGGCTGAGGTGCTGCTGGCTGCCGGGGACCGCCGGCGGCCGCGGGAGACGCAGGTGATCGCCGTGCTGGGTAAAGCCGGACAGGGGAAGAGCCGCTGGGCCCGGGAAGTGAGCCGCGCCTGGGCCTGCGGCCAGCTGCCCCAGTACGACTTCGTCTTCTACTTCCCCTGCCACTGTCTGGACCGCGCGGGGGACAGTTACCGCCTGCAGgatctgctcttctgcctgggcccCCAGCCACAGCCCGCGGACGAGGTCTTCAGCCACGTCTCGAGGAGGCCCGACCGGGTTCTGCTCATCCTGGACGCCTTCGAGGGCCTTGAAGGCCAAGACGGCCTCCTGCACAGCGCAGGCGGACCCGTGTCCACAGAGCCACACTCCTTCCGGGGGCTGCTGGCCGGGCTCTTCCAGCGGAAGCTGCTGCGAGGCTGCACTGTACTGCTCACGGCCCGGCCCCGGGGCCGCCTGGCCCAGAGCCTCAGCAAGGCCGACGTCCTGTTCGAGGTGACCGGCTTCTCCGCCCAGCAGGCCGAGACCTACATGACCCGCTACCTGGAGCGCGTCGGGGGTACCGAGCGCCGAGAGCGAGCCCTGGCGCTCCTCCGCCGCCGGCCCTTCCTGCTCAGCCTCAGCCACAGTCCTACCGTGTGCCGGGCCGTGTGCCAGCTCTCCGAGGCCCTCCTGGAGCTGGGTGGCGAGGCCGAGCTGCCCTCCACGCTCACGGGACTCTATGTGGGGCTGCTGAGCCCTGCGGCCCGCGACAGCCCCCCGGGGGCCCTGGAGGGACTGGCCAGGCTGGCCTGGGAGTTGGGCCGCAGACACCGTGGCACCCTGAGGGACAGCCAGTTCCCATCAGCGGAGGTGAGGGCCTGGGCCGTGGCCCGAGGCCTGGTGCAGCCTGTCCCGGGGGCCCCGGACTCGGAGCTGGCCTTCTCCAGCTTCCTCCTGCAGTGCTTCCTGGGAGCCGTGTGGCTGGCTCTGAGCACTGAGATCAAGGACAAGGAGCTGCCGCAGTACTTGGCCTTGACCCCAAGGAAGAAGAGGCCGTATGACAACTGGCTGGAGGGCGTGCCACGCTTCCTGGCTGGGCTGCTTTTCCAGCCTCACGCCGATGGCCTCGGAGCCCTGGCGGGACCGGCGGGGGCCGCCGTGGGGGCCAGGAAGCAGAAGGCGCTCAGCACGTACCTGAAGCGGCTGCAGCCCGGGATGCTCCGGGCCGGGCGGCTGCTGGAGCTGCTGCACTGTGCCCACGAGGCTGCGGATGCTGGGCTCTGGCAGCACGTGGTGCAGGGGCTCCCGGCCCGCCTCTCCTTCCTGGGCACCCGGCTCACACCGCCCAACGCCTATGTGCTGCACAGCGCCTTGGAGGCGGCCGGCCGAGACTTCTCCCTGGACCTCCGCAGCACTGGCATCGACCCCGCTGGGCTGGGGAGCCTCGTGGGACTCCGCTGTGTCACCCATTTCAG CCCGGCCCTTGTGCCTGGGTCTGAGGCCTTTTCTCCGCAGGGCTTCGCTGAGTGA